Sequence from the Prunus persica cultivar Lovell chromosome G5, Prunus_persica_NCBIv2, whole genome shotgun sequence genome:
GCGGGTTGGAGCGGTTGACATCAGTGGGTATGGGGCTCACGCCAGTTGGCATCGCAGGCATTTGGCCATCCCAACTTTGTGGCACAGGAAAAGATCTGAGATCAAGCACAGCTTCACTAAGGGATTTGTATTCCCGGAACGTATTTTCGTTATCATCCAAGTTCAATAAGTCTTGAGGATCTCCCACCTCCTTTGGCCGACTTCCAATCTCCCAGCTTTCTGAATTAACAAGAAGGTATGACTTCTggtcaattttcttttgtaactCCTCTGCAGCCTCATGCACTTCATTGAGTATATCTACAGAACCTAGTTTCTCCATCTTTTTCAGTTTGTTTCCAAGTTCACGTAACACTTTAGCACCTTCGAAACCAACTCTTTGGAGCTCCCTACGAAATACTTGTCTTCGTTCAGCAGGAGCCTACATACACAAATGTTGGaagttaaataaaaatacattataatatgtcaaataaaaacacaaatacGTACAGATGGTTCAGGAAAATTACAATTACTCTTATCAAATGCATGAGGACCATTACAGTTGCATGTACATAAAACAAGATAAACATCCACCACAGGTTTCGATACTTAGCGAACCATGAGGGTTGTAGTATAAGATATTGAATTGCATACAACTACAGTCTTCATACCCCCACTCATATAGATCATTCAATGAGAGTTCTTCAGGACAAAAACACCAAAGATGACTTGGCAGGAAGAACTTTCCTAGGCATGATAattgagaaaatattaaaCTCTCAGGCAAAACAATGACCTCATGTTTTCATCTGATGTGCTTCAAGATGCCCAGATAACCAAAAGAGTTAAGCATCCCATTTTAATCAATTCAGTGATAAGGTCAAACTTTTATTTTGTGCAGCCAACGTCTCATTGTATGGAAGATAAAGTTTTGATGAAATGTCAATATTGCATATTTGGCTCCAGTTAGAATGAGACCGGGCAGAGCATTTATCTCTCCTAAACAGGTGGAATATGAACTTGAATACCCGAAATGCAAAATGGTCAGTAGATATTAGCCGCCAAAAtcagaatttcaatttttgagtCCACAGGGAATACAACCACATCAAGGACCCCTCTTCTCAAAAACTTAGTCTTGTGAACTCTTTGCATATCAATGTTCTTTCACCACGACCACACCCCACCCCAAaacccccccccaaaaaaaaacccttttaCAGCCAAAAACTCTTAGAGCCTTGGAAGGAGAGAAGGTGAAGGCCGCATTCAAGGGCACAAGACGACTTGACAGAGATGGCAATGACACCAATTGAATAGCCAAAGGGCCAGCAGACAACACAGAAACAGTTTGACTGGCAAAatcttaaagaaaaagaacacaatGCAACCAAGCTATATTTGATGGCGAATATGCCATGACTGCCATTACTGAATGAGCTTCCTCAGGGCTCACGAGTGccccagaaaaaaaaactaaaataatggTAACTACATGTCATTCATATTAAAGAACAAAGGTAGACCATGAGATATAttcaagaaacaaacaaatctATTAAACACCCAAAGTGCACAACTTATCTTTGAAGTCAAGAAGATAAGGGGGAAAAATTACATGCTCTCAAGCACAGCTATCATATATTCTTTCCAGAGGTCCCACTAGGAAAAAATGAACGAGTATAACCACCCATACTTGGGAAACCATAACCAAAAATCATTTGTTCATGCAAGGCCTTTGATTCACGATTTCTTCCTTTAGGAGAATAGCAAATCAGAAGGAAGGAACTACTTTTGGAATGAGCAAtacttttaaaagaaaaaaaaattccagagGCTTACATATCATCATTGTCATGCTACACCAAAGGGTATACAAAAGcacaaataaatgaaaatacaaatacagtaTCTTTGTCATTAATGGCCTCACAATGTGGTTAGAGGTGGAAATTTTTTGTACCTGTATTTCAGAAAGTACACATCCATGCAATGCCATGACCGTAAATGCACAATGCCTTAGTGCACCACCTACTTTTACATAGTTCTTCCATGGATATTTAAGCATTCTGTAACGACCATGAGGTGGCTCCCAGATAGCAAATCCCatcttcaaacaaaaataatgagttaaaacaaaaaccaaaagaaaaattctgcTAATATGGTGAATTGCCAATGCATCACCATGTTACAACAAAGAATACCAGAGCGTCCTCTTGGCTGGTAGATTCCACAGCAGATCTGTAACCGCTGTAAAGCGGGTCATCAGAAGCTTGGTAGGTAAGAATCTTAGAAGGAACTCTCTCATATTCAACGCAATTAAGGTAACCATTAACACAACCtaaaaaatgataaagatAGTTAATAAAGGAAATTAATTATGACAAAAGTGGGGTTTGGactaataaaagaaaaatattttacaataTCCAACAAATGCAAAGTATATCGTAAATCAACCTTCCAATGACTTTGCGACGCCCATGAAATTCTTTACCACCAATTTATGCAGATCCTCACCAGCCCAGATGGGAAAAATGCATATATTTACTCCCAAACCAACACCAGCACCCAGTGCAATAAGCAAGAATCGTGACACAGCCGTATGGACAAATTCCCTTGTCCTATACCCAGATACCATGATGAAACAATATGTCAACAAGAACACTCGAAACCCATATTCATAAGGCTTCATTGTTGGGTATAGCTTTGCATAAGTTGCAAGAAATCCTAGCGACCAAATAACATgtcatgaaaataaaaacaaaacaaaacacaaaattagCAATTAGCATACGTTGAGCTTTCCAGTGACGTGCCAAAAAAAGTATATTGATTGCAAATTCAGACCTATGATAAAGATACTAGCGAAAATAACAGCTTCTTCCCACTCTCCAGCTAGCCCACATAAGTGCGCCATACCCAAAGCAAGGCCTCCAGCAGAAAATGTACCTAACCCACGGTTAAATCCTTTGCTCAGAGTCGCTCCTGCAGAAGAACATAGCCACTGAATATAAGAAAGTAAAACAGACATAGGCATGCTCATGTTGGAAGGCAACAGACTAcactggaaagaaaaaaaattgcactTTGAACTATGAACTAATTCAAGTTGAAGGCCCAGCctattaaaacaaaagaaagaagatggatttagttaatttaaaacaatttgaataaacaaaaagaCGTCGGATGATTAAAAATATTCATTCTTGTACAATAATAGCTTATCgtgaataaacaaaaacacttTAGTTTCACTTCATAATTGTAATCATGAGCTCCATGCTTTTCCCAATTCCCTTCAGTGATTACACTGTCAAGCGTTCGACTTTATAACATACTGAACGTGAAAGTTGGTTTCTTTTCATGTGAACTACTAATGCCAATAATagtaacaaacaaaaattaaatctaAAAACAAAGACCCCCAATtttgcacccaaaaaaaaaaaaaacagtaaaatgc
This genomic interval carries:
- the LOC18777084 gene encoding aluminum-activated malate transporter 9, translating into MAAKLGSFKYNFQEKRERLLSTQKGYSELGFVHIEEQEPYGSPRCCTFRSVSDRIVSWCRTVQNVSNRAIRMGQSDPRKIVFAAKMGLALMIISLLIFLKEPFKQLSRYSVWAILTVVVVFEFSIGATLSKGFNRGLGTFSAGGLALGMAHLCGLAGEWEEAVIFASIFIIGFLATYAKLYPTMKPYEYGFRVFLLTYCFIMVSGYRTREFVHTAVSRFLLIALGAGVGLGVNICIFPIWAGEDLHKLVVKNFMGVAKSLEGCVNGYLNCVEYERVPSKILTYQASDDPLYSGYRSAVESTSQEDALMGFAIWEPPHGRYRMLKYPWKNYVKVGGALRHCAFTVMALHGCVLSEIQAPAERRQVFRRELQRVGFEGAKVLRELGNKLKKMEKLGSVDILNEVHEAAEELQKKIDQKSYLLVNSESWEIGSRPKEVGDPQDLLNLDDNENTFREYKSLSEAVLDLRSFPVPQSWDGQMPAMPTGVSPIPTDVNRSNPPVGFSSGSMFMKQVSWPAGLKFEVNEPPVAEESNTYENASQLSLATFTSLLIEFVARLQNLVDSFEELSEKARFKEPVESPEVLEPPRRFWTRLLNCLKS